In one window of Penaeus monodon isolate SGIC_2016 chromosome 36, NSTDA_Pmon_1, whole genome shotgun sequence DNA:
- the LOC119595606 gene encoding uncharacterized protein LOC119595606, which translates to MESILRDKTKFIQIEDGCTSLIIKREDQLHNMLRKLKDSHPIDKDTYSRLFTSGSKPGVLYGLPKVHKTSCPLRPIFSAIGTLNYNISKYFVPILKTLTINEFTIHDTFSFVKTLFDIPSADSYIMASFDVTNLFTNVPLTETIGIIIDSLFNYNTHINGLNKVHFKKLLEIATKDITFFLYGKLNKQVDGVAMEVQKFLQYMNSLHKNIKFTCELESNGKLPFLDVSIGRDNNRFSTATYRKPTYTGLTTKFDSFIPIKYKTGLSILESLWIWKGRPKFNEY; encoded by the exons ATGGAAAGCATCCTAAGAGATAAAACTAAATTCATTCAAATTGAAGATGGCTGCacctctctcattatcaaaagagaagatcAACTCCATAACATGTTAAGAAAACTCAAAGATAGTCATCCAATTGATAAAGACACATATTCACGTCTGTTCACTTCTGGATCAAAACCAGGCGTCCTGTATGGGCTTCCAAAAGTTCATAAAACAAGCTGCCCTCTTAGACCAATATTTTCAGCTATTGGCACTTTAAACTATAATATCTCAAAGTATTTTGTTCCAATTCTCAAAACACTGACTATCAATGAATTCACAATACATGATACTTTCTCATTTGTAAAAACATTATTTGATATTCCCAGTGCTGACAGTTATATAatggcaagttttgatgttaccAATCTATTCACAAATGTCCCTCTTACTGAAACAATTGGAATCATCATTGACTCTCTGTTCAACTACAACACTCACATAAATGGCTTGAATAAGGTACATTTCAAGAAATTGCTAGAAATTGCCACTAAAGATATAACATTCTTCCTTTATGGCAAATTAAATAAACAAGTTGATGGAGTGGCTATGG AAGTTCAGAAATTCCTGCAGTATATGAACAGTCTGCACAAGAATATCAAATTTACCTGTGAGTTAGAGTCCAATGGTAAACTTCCTTTCTTGGATGTCAGCATAGGCAGAGATAACAATAGGTTTTCAACGGCAACATACAGGAAACCTACATACACAGGCCTTACCACAAAGTTCGATTCCTTCATTCCTATCAAGTACAAAACTGGcctctccatattagaaagtttgtggatatggaagggacgaccgaagtTCAATGAATAttaa
- the LOC119595608 gene encoding uncharacterized protein LOC119595608 gives MESILRDKTKFIQIEDDCTSLIIKREDQLNNMLRKLKDSHPIDKDTYSRLFTSGSKPGVLYGLPKVHKTSCPLRPILSAIGTLNYNISKYFVPILKTLNINEFTIHDTFSFVKTLFDIPNADSYIMASFDVTNLFTNVPLTETIGIIIDSLFNYNTHINGLNKVHFKKLLEIATKDITFFLYGKLNKQVDGVAMGSPLCPKLADIFMCFHEKRWLTNCP, from the coding sequence ATGGAAAGCATCCTAAGAGATAAAACTAAATTCATTCAAATTGAAGATGACTGCacctctctcattatcaaaagagaagatcAACTCAATAACATGTTAAGAAAACTCAAAGATAGTCATCCAATTGATAAAGACACATATTCACGTCTGTTCACTTCTGGATCAAAACCAGGCGTCCTGTATGGGCTTCCAAAAGTTCATAAAACAAGCTGCCCTCTTAGACCAATACTTTCAGCTATTGGCACTTTAAACTATAATATCTCAAAGTATTTTGTTCCAATTCTCAAAACACTGAATATCAATGAATTCACAATACATGATACTTTCTCATTTGTAAAAACATTATTTGATATTCCCAATGCTGACAGTTATATAatggcaagttttgatgttaccAATCTATTCACAAATGTCCCTCTTACTGAAACAATTGGAATCATCATTGACTCTCTGTTCAACTACAACACTCACATAAATGGCTTGAATAAGGTACATTTCAAGAAATTGCTAGAAATTGCCACTAAAGATATAACATTCTTCCTTTATGGCAAATTAAATAAACAAGTTGATGGAGTGGCTATGGGTAGTCCCTTATGTCCAAAACTTGcagatatattcatgtgttttcatgaaaagagatGGCTCACAAACTGCCCCTGA